The DNA sequence ATGGGATCCCTTCCGCGGCCTTCTCCTCAGCGCTGGGTGATGATCCGCTGACACGTCGGGAGCTGGCCCGGGTTCTGGAATTTTTGTTTGAGGAAAATCTCTGGCATGACGATTCGGTCCTCAATGTCAACTTCCCCGGCGGCAGCCGGAGCCAATCCAAAGGAATCCGGATCACCCGTCAGGCATTGTCTCTTAACCGTCCTTTTTCTGAAGGAACTGACCTGGCGGCCTGGGAAGATGGATTTGTATCGGTCACTCCGATTGGGATTGATCGCACCCGCTACGATATTTTGAATCAATGGAAGGAAAAAAAGCATGAATGGTGAATGGAATGAAATCAGAATCGTTGTCCCTCTGGAGGCAATTGAGGCTGTGACAGGGATTTTGTATGGAATGAATGTCAAAGGAATCTCACTGGAGGATCCCACCGATCTTCTGACAAGAGAAGCAGGACCGTTATCCTGGGATTTTGCCGATATAAACCTGTTCCCGGAAGGGGAAAAAGCAGCGGTTCTGACCGCGTATTTCCCGGATACCGAAAATATGGAAGAGCACATGTCCTTTTTGCGGGAACGAATCGTCGGACTGAAAGAATTCGGAATCAGCAGCGAACCATTTCGGGTGGAGGGCAAAAAGGTTTTCGAAGAAGACTGGGCCAATTCCTGGAAAAAGTACTACAAACCGATCCGGATCGGTTCCCGAATCGTGATCAAGCCGACCTGGGAAGATTACAATGCCGCCCCGGAAGATCTGGTGGTGGAGATGGATCCCGGAATGGCATTTGGTACCGGCACCCATGAGACGACCAAGCTGTGCATTGAGATCCTTCAGGATTATGTGAAGGGCGGAGAAACGGTATTTGATGTGGGAACCGGTTCTGGAATCCTGGCAATCACAGCAGCCAAGCTTGGGGCGAAGGAAGTCCTGGCCATTGATCTGGATCCGGTTGCCGTGGATTCTGCAAATATCAATGTCAGGCTCAATCAGATGAACCAGGTGACGGTTAAGGAAGGCAACCTGCTGGATGAAACCGGCGACAAGGCCGATGTAGTTATCGCCAATATTATTGCCGACGTTATCATCTTCCTGGCAAAGGACTTGGACCGGGTCCTGAAACCGGGCGGTCTGTTCATCGGCTCAGGCATCATCCATCTGCGGGAACAGGATGTGCTCGATCAGCTGAGTGCATCCGGCTTTGAAGTTCTTGAAGTGCGCAATGAGAACGACTGGCGGGCGGTAGTGGCTCGATTGAAAGCAGCCGAATAATCCCTGACTTAGGATTTCATTCAGGCAATTCGTCAGCCGGTCCAGGCACTGAACGCTGAATGTTCATTGACTGATTGATCGGGAAGAGGGGATGTCGCAAGTCCATGCAATGAAAAAACCACCTGACTTATACCGTCTTGCCGGTATGAGTCGGGTGGTTTCGTTTGCTGGGCTATCTCAGTTTTTTAACATTGGCTGCCTGGAGACCCTTTGGGCCTTCTTCCAATTCAAACTCGACGCGATCGCCCTCATCGAGGGATTTTCTCATTTCATCTGAGATAATGGCACGATAGTGCACGAAAACGTCTTTCTCACCAGGTACTTCGATGAAGCCATAGCCCTTTTCCTGGTTAAACCATTTAACGGTTCCTTCTTTCATTAAAAAA is a window from the Clostridiaceae bacterium HFYG-1003 genome containing:
- the prmA gene encoding 50S ribosomal protein L11 methyltransferase; the protein is MNGEWNEIRIVVPLEAIEAVTGILYGMNVKGISLEDPTDLLTREAGPLSWDFADINLFPEGEKAAVLTAYFPDTENMEEHMSFLRERIVGLKEFGISSEPFRVEGKKVFEEDWANSWKKYYKPIRIGSRIVIKPTWEDYNAAPEDLVVEMDPGMAFGTGTHETTKLCIEILQDYVKGGETVFDVGTGSGILAITAAKLGAKEVLAIDLDPVAVDSANINVRLNQMNQVTVKEGNLLDETGDKADVVIANIIADVIIFLAKDLDRVLKPGGLFIGSGIIHLREQDVLDQLSASGFEVLEVRNENDWRAVVARLKAAE
- a CDS encoding cold-shock protein, yielding MKEGTVKWFNQEKGYGFIEVPGEKDVFVHYRAIISDEMRKSLDEGDRVEFELEEGPKGLQAANVKKLR